From one Catharus ustulatus isolate bCatUst1 chromosome 1, bCatUst1.pri.v2, whole genome shotgun sequence genomic stretch:
- the TMEM108 gene encoding transmembrane protein 108 isoform X2: MIFSGVLLILALTEELVFSAQVLSPTVSSSQGFPMNTTTITAMGTTPHHKDHHTAEPLPMSAQAMSHPISLVEEAPSTGQEQESGPRIGEKETYHLYNQSALYSGQSRPKGKIFQVFKDNFSESTEPYLKTTLHSPFPTLRSPFTDHPFQSQTTASSDPNGMGLARTTHSDPSPHRTSGSRREAERGDGTEAVVQEADFATTTAGPSTDPEAVSVPFKPTRYGVWDMLSKNNSWVTLNLSTNVPLFAGSGSATAAAGHSVQTSFDVSISSPAARDPEGLTPTQHSAVTNVTSPGSALSSVPATRLSSSTSTAGSTATGNFLNRLVPAGTWKPGVQGNISHVTEGDKPQHRATICLSKMDIAWIILAISVPISSCSVLLTVCCMRRKKKTSNPENNLSYWNNAITMDYFNRHAVELPREIQSLETSEDHLSEPRSPANGDYRDSGMVLVNPFCQETLFVGHEQVSEI; this comes from the exons ATGATATTTTCAG gtgtTCTACTGATCTTGGCACTAACAGAAGAGCTGGTGTTTTCTGCTCAGGTACTGTCTCCCACTGTCTCCTCCTCTCAGGGCTTCCCAATGAACACTACAACTATCACAGCCATGGGAACAACACCTCACCACAAAGACCACCACACGGCAGAGCCCCTTCCCATGTCTGCTCAAGCCATGTCCCACCCCATCAGCCTGGTGGAGGAAGCCCCTTCCACTGGGCAAGAGCAAGAGAGTGGCCCTCGCATCGGCGAAAAGGAAACTTACCATTTGTACAACCAGAGTGCTTTGTACTCAGGACAGTCTCGCCCCAAGGGGAAAATATTCCAGGTTTTCAAAGACAACTTCTCAGAGTCAACAGAGCCTTACCTAAAGACGACCCTGCACTCTCCCTTCCCTACCCTGAGGAGCCCTTTCACAGACCACCCATTTCAGTCCCAGACCACAGCATCCAGTGATCCAAATGGAATGGGGCTGGCAAGAACTACACACTCAGACCCTTCTCCCCACCGCACCTCGGGAAGCCGTAGGGAAGCAGAGCGAGGGGATGGGACCGAGGCAGTAGTGCAGGAGGCAGATTTTGCCACCACAACTGCTGGACCATCAACTGATCCTGAAGCAGTGTCGGTGCCTTTTAAGCCCACCCGCTATGGCGTGTGGGATATGCTGAGCAAAAACAACTCTTGGGTAACCTTGAATCTCAGTACAAATGTCCCTCTGTTTGCTGGCTCTGGATCtgctacagcagcagctggtcACTCAGTTCAGACCAGTTTTGATGTCAGCATCTCGTCCCCGGCAGCGAGAGACCCTGAGGGGCTCACTCCAACGCAGCACAGCGCGGTGACCAATGTCACATCACCGGGCAGTGCTCTCTCCTCAGTGCCTGCCACGAGGTTGTCCAGCTCCACCTCCACAGCTGGCTCCACCGCCACTGGGAACTTCCTGAATAGACTGGTTCCTGCCGGGACCTGGAAACCAGGTGTGCAAGGAAACATCTCCCATGTGACTGAGGGGGacaaaccccagcacagagcaacCATCTGTCTCAGCAAGATGGACATTGCCTGGATCATTCTGGCTATCAGCGTCCCTATATCTTCATGTT CAGTTCTACTGACAGTCTGCTGcatgagaaggaagaagaagacaTCTAACCCAGAGAACAACCTGAGCTATTGGAATAATGCTATTACCATGGACTACTTCAACAGGCATGCTGTAGAGTTACCAAGAGAGATCCAGTCACTGGAGACTTCAGAG GACCACCTGTCCGAGCCGCGCTCCCCGGCCAACGGCGACTACCGCGACAGCGGGATGGTCCTGGTGAACCCCTTCTGTCAGGAAACGCTGTTCGTGGGACACGAGCAAGTCTCTGAAATATGA
- the TMEM108 gene encoding transmembrane protein 108 isoform X1 yields the protein MKRSLQVLYCQLFSVLLILALTEELVFSAQVLSPTVSSSQGFPMNTTTITAMGTTPHHKDHHTAEPLPMSAQAMSHPISLVEEAPSTGQEQESGPRIGEKETYHLYNQSALYSGQSRPKGKIFQVFKDNFSESTEPYLKTTLHSPFPTLRSPFTDHPFQSQTTASSDPNGMGLARTTHSDPSPHRTSGSRREAERGDGTEAVVQEADFATTTAGPSTDPEAVSVPFKPTRYGVWDMLSKNNSWVTLNLSTNVPLFAGSGSATAAAGHSVQTSFDVSISSPAARDPEGLTPTQHSAVTNVTSPGSALSSVPATRLSSSTSTAGSTATGNFLNRLVPAGTWKPGVQGNISHVTEGDKPQHRATICLSKMDIAWIILAISVPISSCSVLLTVCCMRRKKKTSNPENNLSYWNNAITMDYFNRHAVELPREIQSLETSEDHLSEPRSPANGDYRDSGMVLVNPFCQETLFVGHEQVSEI from the exons gtgtTCTACTGATCTTGGCACTAACAGAAGAGCTGGTGTTTTCTGCTCAGGTACTGTCTCCCACTGTCTCCTCCTCTCAGGGCTTCCCAATGAACACTACAACTATCACAGCCATGGGAACAACACCTCACCACAAAGACCACCACACGGCAGAGCCCCTTCCCATGTCTGCTCAAGCCATGTCCCACCCCATCAGCCTGGTGGAGGAAGCCCCTTCCACTGGGCAAGAGCAAGAGAGTGGCCCTCGCATCGGCGAAAAGGAAACTTACCATTTGTACAACCAGAGTGCTTTGTACTCAGGACAGTCTCGCCCCAAGGGGAAAATATTCCAGGTTTTCAAAGACAACTTCTCAGAGTCAACAGAGCCTTACCTAAAGACGACCCTGCACTCTCCCTTCCCTACCCTGAGGAGCCCTTTCACAGACCACCCATTTCAGTCCCAGACCACAGCATCCAGTGATCCAAATGGAATGGGGCTGGCAAGAACTACACACTCAGACCCTTCTCCCCACCGCACCTCGGGAAGCCGTAGGGAAGCAGAGCGAGGGGATGGGACCGAGGCAGTAGTGCAGGAGGCAGATTTTGCCACCACAACTGCTGGACCATCAACTGATCCTGAAGCAGTGTCGGTGCCTTTTAAGCCCACCCGCTATGGCGTGTGGGATATGCTGAGCAAAAACAACTCTTGGGTAACCTTGAATCTCAGTACAAATGTCCCTCTGTTTGCTGGCTCTGGATCtgctacagcagcagctggtcACTCAGTTCAGACCAGTTTTGATGTCAGCATCTCGTCCCCGGCAGCGAGAGACCCTGAGGGGCTCACTCCAACGCAGCACAGCGCGGTGACCAATGTCACATCACCGGGCAGTGCTCTCTCCTCAGTGCCTGCCACGAGGTTGTCCAGCTCCACCTCCACAGCTGGCTCCACCGCCACTGGGAACTTCCTGAATAGACTGGTTCCTGCCGGGACCTGGAAACCAGGTGTGCAAGGAAACATCTCCCATGTGACTGAGGGGGacaaaccccagcacagagcaacCATCTGTCTCAGCAAGATGGACATTGCCTGGATCATTCTGGCTATCAGCGTCCCTATATCTTCATGTT CAGTTCTACTGACAGTCTGCTGcatgagaaggaagaagaagacaTCTAACCCAGAGAACAACCTGAGCTATTGGAATAATGCTATTACCATGGACTACTTCAACAGGCATGCTGTAGAGTTACCAAGAGAGATCCAGTCACTGGAGACTTCAGAG GACCACCTGTCCGAGCCGCGCTCCCCGGCCAACGGCGACTACCGCGACAGCGGGATGGTCCTGGTGAACCCCTTCTGTCAGGAAACGCTGTTCGTGGGACACGAGCAAGTCTCTGAAATATGA